A DNA window from Balneolaceae bacterium contains the following coding sequences:
- a CDS encoding ATP-dependent 6-phosphofructokinase, with the protein MRIAINTGGGDAPGLNAAIRAATLAALKRGWEVCGIRNGYGSIYTDEPFVQLDEQSVRGITMQGGTILGTANRGNPFDMPYRREDGTEGTRDVSDRLVETFQDHGIDALIAIGGDGSMHIAHQLVQKGLNIVGVPKTIDNDIWGCDVSLGFDTARSIATEAIDRITTTAESHQRIMVVEVMGRYAGWIALYSGLASTADVILLPEIPFRYEPIVEKIEERRSKGKEYTMVVVAEGAKPEGGELVTKGKSAGQQVRLGGIGGEVAAELTERTGQESRSVVLGHLQRGGSPTTYDRLISLRFGAAAVRCVQDGDYNKLVTLRDNKMARIPIDSVAGKMKQVQLDSDIVQTARDVGICLGD; encoded by the coding sequence ATGCGCATCGCCATCAATACGGGAGGGGGGGACGCCCCCGGCCTGAATGCCGCCATTCGCGCCGCCACCCTGGCCGCCCTCAAGCGCGGCTGGGAGGTCTGCGGCATCCGCAACGGCTACGGCTCCATCTACACCGACGAACCCTTCGTGCAGCTGGACGAGCAGTCCGTGCGCGGCATCACCATGCAGGGAGGCACCATCCTGGGTACCGCCAACCGGGGCAACCCCTTCGACATGCCCTACCGCCGCGAGGACGGCACGGAGGGTACCCGGGACGTCTCCGACCGGCTGGTGGAGACCTTCCAGGATCACGGCATCGACGCTCTCATCGCCATCGGCGGGGACGGCTCCATGCACATCGCCCACCAGCTGGTGCAGAAAGGTCTGAACATCGTGGGAGTGCCCAAGACCATCGACAACGACATCTGGGGATGCGACGTCAGCCTGGGATTCGACACCGCGCGCAGCATCGCCACGGAAGCCATCGACCGCATCACCACTACCGCCGAGTCCCACCAGCGCATCATGGTGGTGGAGGTGATGGGGCGCTACGCCGGCTGGATCGCCCTCTACTCGGGACTGGCCTCCACGGCTGACGTGATCCTGCTGCCGGAGATCCCCTTCCGCTACGAACCCATCGTCGAGAAGATCGAGGAGCGCCGCTCCAAGGGGAAGGAGTACACCATGGTGGTAGTCGCCGAGGGGGCCAAGCCGGAGGGAGGCGAGCTGGTCACCAAGGGCAAGTCCGCCGGCCAGCAGGTACGCCTGGGGGGCATCGGCGGGGAGGTGGCGGCGGAGCTGACCGAGCGCACGGGACAGGAGTCGCGCTCGGTGGTGCTGGGACACCTGCAGCGCGGAGGATCGCCCACCACCTATGACCGGCTGATCTCCCTGCGATTCGGCGCCGCGGCGGTGCGCTGCGTGCAGGATGGGGACTACAACAAGCTGGTGACGCTGAGGGACAACAAGATGGCCCGCATCCCCATCGACAGCGTGGCCGGCAAGATGAAGCAGGTCCAACTGGACAGCGACATTGTGCAGACGGCGCGCGATGTAGGCATTTGTTTGGGTGACTGA
- a CDS encoding metal-dependent hydrolase, producing MDTSVEAYWLGHSAFQFVSSQGHKILVDPFLTNNPTTPENWKEPSDVDYILLTHGHEDHVGDTLEIAERTGCPVLANVELSGLLKKHGLAEDQAMEFNKGGTVHFDDFSVTLVSANHSSSFGGEYAGDPGGLVITFDDITIYHLGDTNIFYDLELYGELYEPDLVCVPMGDHYTMGPAEAAMACDFIQADYAVPIHYGTFPPLTGTPEEFRRQTEELTDTKVWIPEAGENFLV from the coding sequence ATGGACACCTCCGTTGAAGCCTACTGGCTGGGTCACTCGGCCTTCCAGTTCGTCAGTTCCCAGGGACACAAAATCCTGGTGGATCCCTTCCTGACGAACAATCCCACAACGCCCGAGAATTGGAAAGAGCCCTCGGATGTGGACTACATCCTGCTGACCCACGGTCATGAGGACCACGTGGGCGACACCCTCGAAATCGCCGAGCGCACCGGCTGCCCGGTACTCGCCAACGTCGAGTTGTCGGGCCTGCTCAAAAAACACGGGCTCGCCGAAGACCAGGCGATGGAATTCAACAAGGGCGGCACCGTCCACTTCGACGACTTCAGCGTGACCCTGGTGTCGGCCAACCACAGCTCCTCCTTCGGGGGCGAGTACGCAGGCGACCCCGGCGGACTGGTCATCACCTTCGACGATATCACAATCTACCACCTGGGCGACACCAACATCTTCTACGACCTGGAGCTCTACGGCGAACTCTACGAGCCCGACCTGGTCTGCGTGCCCATGGGCGACCACTACACCATGGGGCCGGCCGAGGCCGCCATGGCCTGCGACTTCATCCAGGCCGACTACGCCGTGCCCATACACTACGGCACCTTCCCGCCGCTGACCGGCACGCCCGAGGAATTCCGCCGGCAGACGGAAGAACTCACCGACACCAAGGTGTGGATTCCCGAGGCGGGCGAAAATTTCCTAGTCTGA
- a CDS encoding DUF420 domain-containing protein, which yields MSDNTYDDAFTLDLLRDLSPARALGVIGLVSGGAVAFLVWLIYFKGGSDYSSALIENLPALNALLNFCSAVLLVFGYRAIRRRQFGRHMRYNLTAFLTSTLFLVSYVIYHNFHGSTPFPGEGWIRPVYFFILVSHIILSAAVVPMILTSFWLAFSGRLSTHRKVSRVTLPVWLYVSVTGVLIFFILNAYV from the coding sequence ATGAGCGATAACACCTACGACGACGCCTTTACCCTGGACCTGCTCCGTGACCTGAGCCCGGCGCGCGCCCTGGGCGTAATCGGCCTGGTCAGCGGGGGCGCCGTGGCTTTCCTGGTTTGGCTGATCTACTTCAAGGGGGGCAGCGACTACAGCTCCGCGCTCATCGAAAACCTGCCCGCGCTCAACGCCCTGCTGAATTTTTGCAGCGCCGTGCTGCTGGTATTCGGCTACCGCGCCATCCGCCGGCGGCAATTCGGCAGGCACATGCGCTACAACCTTACCGCCTTTCTCACCTCCACGCTCTTCCTGGTTAGCTACGTGATCTACCACAATTTTCACGGGAGCACGCCTTTTCCCGGGGAGGGGTGGATCCGCCCGGTCTACTTCTTCATCCTGGTATCCCATATCATTCTGTCGGCCGCGGTGGTCCCGATGATCCTCACCTCCTTCTGGCTGGCCTTTTCGGGCCGGCTGTCGACGCACCGCAAGGTCTCCCGGGTCACCCTGCCGGTCTGGCTCTACGTATCGGTAACCGGCGTGCTCATCTTTTTTATTCTCAACGCCTACGTATAG
- a CDS encoding cytochrome c3 family protein codes for MAQIFPQWANEVPRRMLLGLIIVVTAMVAGVWYYFSPEYTDVGYAPEQPVPYSHKLHAGELGLDCQYCHSEVFNSKQANVPATQTCMNCHEQIATDSENLAEIRESWETGQPVEWVRVHNLPDYAYFNHAAHVNVGVGCETCHGRVDRMEVVFQKEPLSMSWCLDCHRNPEQYVRPVEEVTTMGFQPENQVEMGRDLVAKHNIQPPTYCQSCHY; via the coding sequence ATGGCGCAGATCTTCCCCCAATGGGCTAACGAAGTACCGCGACGGATGCTACTGGGACTCATCATCGTTGTGACCGCGATGGTTGCCGGAGTCTGGTACTATTTCTCCCCCGAATACACCGACGTGGGCTACGCTCCCGAGCAGCCCGTACCCTACAGCCACAAGCTGCACGCCGGCGAGCTGGGACTCGACTGCCAGTACTGCCACAGCGAGGTATTCAATTCCAAGCAGGCCAACGTGCCGGCCACCCAGACCTGCATGAACTGCCACGAGCAAATCGCCACCGACAGCGAAAACCTGGCCGAGATCCGCGAGAGCTGGGAGACCGGGCAGCCGGTGGAGTGGGTGCGCGTGCACAACCTGCCCGACTACGCCTATTTCAACCACGCCGCGCACGTGAACGTGGGCGTGGGATGCGAAACCTGCCACGGCCGTGTGGACCGCATGGAGGTGGTCTTCCAGAAGGAGCCGCTCAGCATGAGCTGGTGCCTGGACTGCCACCGCAATCCCGAGCAGTACGTGCGTCCCGTAGAGGAGGTGACCACCATGGGCTTCCAACCCGAAAACCAGGTCGAAATGGGACGGGACCTGGTGGCCAAGCACAACATCCAGCCGCCCACCTACTGCCAGAGTTGCCACTACTGA
- the ppk1 gene encoding polyphosphate kinase 1, producing MSTPSAHIVDDPAIPRAVEPQPVPQDATLDHPSLYLNRELGWLDFNWRVLYQAMDPRMPLLERVRFAAITSSNLDEFIQKRVGGLKRQEAAGVFDLSPDGRTPRNQIELVQGKASEMQERISEVWNRELRPALEEQASLTISGYDELEEEQIRRLDDYFLDHIYPTLTPLAVDPGHPFPFISNLSLSLAVKLRPKDRDAFRFARVKVPTNQPRWLTVQGSSWTWHYVPIEEVIRRNVHRLFPGMHVESTCVFRITRNADLRRNEEEAEDLLSMISEELRERRFAEVVRMEIESDVDREVLNLLRNELKLDEADITRVDGLLDLTACFRLANKNLPGLRFPSWNPVVPKALWHEGESGDDRSIFDIIRKGDLLVHHPYESFSASVRRLIEEAADDPDVLAIKLTLYRTSENSPIVKALVRAAEKGKQVAVLVEVKARFDEASNIEWGKMLENAGVHVAYGLVGLKTHAKVALIVRREGERHVTYCHLGTGNYHVQTAEIYTDLGLLTNDPEMGRDVTNLFHYLTGYAPEQTYEKLLVAPRYLRASLYEHIQQETRRAETGGEGRIIAKMNALDDVGIIRNLYEASRAGVEIDLIVRGHARLRPGLEGYSENIRLISIIGRFLEHDRIFWFGNGGDPRIFIGSGDWRYRNLNERVEAVVPITLPALKKRLTAILKKALQDNRLAWEMDGDGGYTLRRPAEGEKERNFHRMMMKSARKRAGLDASYL from the coding sequence TTGTCCACACCATCCGCCCATATCGTCGACGACCCCGCCATCCCCCGGGCGGTGGAGCCGCAGCCCGTACCGCAGGACGCGACCCTGGATCATCCCTCGCTCTATCTGAACCGGGAGCTGGGCTGGCTTGATTTCAACTGGCGCGTACTCTACCAGGCCATGGACCCGAGGATGCCCCTGCTGGAGCGGGTGCGTTTCGCGGCCATCACCTCCAGCAACCTGGATGAGTTCATCCAGAAGCGGGTCGGGGGACTCAAGCGGCAGGAGGCGGCCGGAGTCTTCGACCTGAGTCCCGACGGGCGCACCCCCCGCAACCAGATCGAACTGGTCCAGGGCAAGGCCTCCGAGATGCAGGAGCGCATTTCCGAGGTATGGAACCGGGAACTTCGTCCGGCCCTCGAGGAGCAGGCCTCCCTTACCATTTCGGGCTACGATGAGCTCGAGGAGGAGCAGATACGCCGCCTGGACGACTACTTCCTCGACCATATCTATCCCACCCTCACCCCCCTGGCGGTGGATCCCGGCCATCCCTTCCCCTTCATCTCCAACCTGAGCCTCTCCCTGGCGGTAAAGCTGCGACCGAAAGACCGCGACGCCTTCCGTTTTGCCCGCGTCAAGGTGCCCACCAACCAGCCGCGATGGCTTACCGTGCAGGGCAGCTCGTGGACCTGGCACTATGTGCCCATTGAGGAGGTGATCCGCCGCAACGTGCATCGCCTCTTTCCAGGCATGCACGTCGAGAGCACCTGCGTGTTCCGCATCACCCGCAACGCCGACCTGCGCCGCAACGAGGAGGAGGCCGAAGACCTGCTCTCGATGATCTCCGAGGAGCTGCGCGAGCGGCGCTTCGCCGAGGTGGTGCGCATGGAAATCGAAAGCGACGTGGACCGCGAGGTGCTTAACCTCCTCAGGAACGAGCTGAAACTGGACGAAGCTGACATCACCCGCGTGGACGGCCTGCTGGACCTCACCGCCTGCTTCCGGCTGGCCAACAAGAACCTGCCCGGCCTGCGCTTCCCCTCCTGGAATCCCGTGGTGCCCAAGGCGCTCTGGCACGAGGGAGAGTCCGGGGACGACCGGAGCATCTTTGACATCATCCGCAAGGGGGACCTCCTGGTGCACCATCCTTACGAGTCCTTTTCAGCCAGCGTGCGCCGCCTCATCGAGGAGGCGGCCGACGACCCCGACGTGCTGGCCATCAAGCTGACGCTCTACCGCACCTCCGAAAACTCGCCCATCGTAAAGGCGCTGGTGCGCGCCGCCGAAAAGGGTAAGCAGGTGGCGGTGCTGGTGGAGGTCAAGGCGCGCTTTGACGAGGCCAGCAACATCGAGTGGGGCAAGATGCTTGAAAACGCCGGGGTTCACGTTGCCTACGGGCTGGTGGGACTGAAAACCCACGCCAAGGTGGCTCTGATCGTGCGCCGCGAAGGCGAGCGCCACGTCACCTACTGCCACCTGGGCACCGGCAACTACCACGTGCAGACGGCCGAGATCTACACCGACCTCGGGCTGCTGACCAACGATCCGGAGATGGGACGCGACGTGACCAACCTCTTTCACTACCTGACCGGCTACGCACCCGAACAGACCTACGAGAAGCTGCTGGTGGCCCCCCGGTACCTGCGCGCCTCCCTCTACGAACACATACAGCAGGAGACCAGGCGGGCCGAGACGGGCGGGGAGGGACGTATCATCGCCAAGATGAACGCCCTGGACGATGTGGGCATCATCCGCAACCTTTACGAGGCCTCGCGGGCCGGGGTGGAGATCGATCTTATCGTTCGGGGCCACGCCCGCCTGCGTCCAGGACTGGAGGGCTACAGCGAAAATATCCGCCTTATCAGCATTATCGGACGCTTCCTGGAGCACGACCGCATCTTCTGGTTCGGCAACGGCGGAGATCCCAGGATCTTCATCGGAAGCGGCGACTGGCGCTACCGCAACCTGAACGAGCGTGTGGAGGCCGTGGTGCCCATTACCCTCCCCGCCCTCAAGAAGCGCCTCACCGCCATCCTGAAGAAGGCGCTGCAGGACAACCGGCTGGCCTGGGAGATGGACGGCGACGGCGGCTATACCCTGCGCCGGCCGGCCGAGGGGGAGAAAGAGCGCAACTTCCACCGCATGATGATGAAGAGCGCCCGCAAGCGCGCCGGGCTGGACGCCTCCTACCTGTAA
- a CDS encoding L-threonylcarbamoyladenylate synthase, whose amino-acid sequence MAERVKLNPENPHVKRLFELSDQIRNGAVLLFPTDSRYALGCDYKNKKGIERIRRIRQMGDDDHLSILCASMSNVATFAHVSDRNFKLIKRLIPGPFTFILPATKEVPKLLVHPRKKTVGIRVPEYPICEGLVRETGRPMLAITAKKEGLGDEDLPDFEREPFLREFEKLVDVIIDNQQELPTRETTIVDLTGESPVLLRRGLGIEEAEEVFRMQGEELEEA is encoded by the coding sequence ATGGCCGAACGAGTCAAGCTGAACCCCGAAAATCCCCACGTAAAACGACTTTTTGAACTCTCCGACCAGATCCGCAACGGGGCGGTGCTGCTCTTTCCCACCGACAGCCGGTACGCCCTGGGATGTGACTACAAGAACAAAAAGGGCATCGAGCGCATACGCAGGATCCGACAGATGGGGGATGACGACCACCTCTCCATCCTCTGCGCGTCGATGTCGAATGTGGCCACCTTTGCGCATGTCTCGGACCGCAACTTCAAGCTGATAAAACGCCTTATCCCGGGTCCCTTTACCTTTATCCTGCCCGCCACCAAGGAGGTGCCCAAACTGCTGGTGCATCCCAGGAAGAAGACGGTGGGCATCCGCGTGCCTGAGTACCCCATCTGCGAGGGACTGGTGCGCGAGACGGGTCGGCCCATGTTGGCCATCACGGCCAAGAAAGAGGGACTGGGCGACGAAGACCTCCCGGATTTTGAGCGGGAGCCCTTCCTCAGGGAATTCGAGAAGCTGGTCGATGTCATCATCGACAACCAGCAGGAGCTGCCCACCCGGGAAACCACCATCGTGGACCTGACCGGGGAGTCGCCGGTGCTGCTGCGGAGGGGACTTGGAATCGAGGAGGCCGAAGAGGTTTTCCGCATGCAGGGCGAAGAGCTGGAGGAGGCCTGA
- a CDS encoding TAT-variant-translocated molybdopterin oxidoreductase, giving the protein MSSEAQRPNYWKSLNELAQNEEYKEFAEREFPENATELSDRISRRSFLRVMGASVAMAGFAACRRPAQKILPYSRQPEEVVPGVPLFYASAMPFQDALTGLVVENHEGRPTKIEGNEMQAASRGATSIFNQAAILGMYDPDRSRYIRRNGERASLNDFQSFCAEHFSDTSRSIVFLSEASSSPTFNRIRGQALQRFGNAEWITWEPFGENNALEGTRLAFGRRLRTVNRYDEADVIVSLDDDFLNPAAHKNSVENSQRFADRRRVMSTDDDMSRLYSVESTFTLTGSNADNRLRLKSSEIPLFTCALAARLSESVSGLSSFSGHSSKFSGHEWIGALAEDLLASRGASVVTAGGEHSPEVHAAVAAINAALGNIGSTVAYYEVPHMEQSDSREALAELAGRLRNGEVDTVVMTGTNPAFDAPADLDFGAALEEAAEVIHLADYYDETSQLASWHVNRTHFLEAWSDGYSYGGERSVVQPQIEPLFSGVSDIEFLNTIVTGQASDGYELVRQTWRSFLGSANFQDNWERVLHDGVESEGHFEEVTPGVSSSFDAAAQELMSRAAPSEGLELVIRPDSKVFDGRYANNGWLQELPEPMTKITWDNVALMSRSTAESLGIEAAGLGETETEVVSLTVNGTTVEIPAWVQPGHADDSITVTVGYGREGIGKVANGTGIDTYPLRTTDTMHFATGVSVELAGRSYPIACTQDHSSMEGRSLLRHATLEEYREEPDFSTYDAAYDAELPGQAYAEEHGADTPLSIFDAIDGADYPDYEPQWGMSIDLNSCIGCGVCTIACQAENNIPVIGKREVNRGREMHWIRNDRYFEGDADNPQALHQPVPCMHCELAPCEQVCPVAATTHSEDGMNQMAYNRCIGTRYCANNCPYKVRRFNFFNYTKEFLTSGDDPEVVQMAMNPEVTVRFRGVMEKCTYCVQRVNRAKINREIETDGATMKPEDGSVVTACQQACPTDAIYFGDLTDSESNVVQSKLNERNYLLLEELSTRPRTSYLAKLRNPNPNLA; this is encoded by the coding sequence ATGAGCAGCGAAGCACAACGTCCCAACTACTGGAAAAGCCTGAATGAGCTGGCGCAGAACGAAGAGTACAAGGAGTTCGCCGAGCGGGAGTTTCCGGAAAACGCCACCGAGCTGAGCGACCGCATTTCGCGGCGCAGCTTCCTCCGCGTGATGGGGGCCTCCGTCGCCATGGCCGGTTTCGCGGCCTGCCGCCGTCCCGCCCAGAAGATCCTGCCCTACAGCAGGCAGCCGGAGGAGGTAGTGCCGGGCGTGCCGCTCTTCTACGCCTCGGCCATGCCCTTCCAGGACGCGCTGACGGGACTGGTGGTGGAAAACCACGAGGGACGCCCAACCAAGATCGAGGGCAACGAGATGCAGGCCGCCAGCCGCGGTGCGACCAGCATCTTCAACCAGGCGGCCATCCTGGGCATGTACGATCCCGACCGCTCGCGCTACATCCGCCGCAACGGCGAGCGCGCCTCCCTCAACGACTTTCAATCTTTCTGCGCCGAGCACTTTTCCGATACCTCGCGCAGCATCGTCTTCCTTTCGGAGGCCAGCTCCTCCCCCACCTTCAACCGCATCCGCGGGCAGGCCCTGCAGCGATTCGGCAACGCGGAGTGGATCACCTGGGAGCCCTTCGGGGAGAACAACGCCCTGGAAGGCACCCGCCTCGCATTTGGACGCCGTCTCCGCACGGTGAACCGCTACGACGAGGCGGACGTCATCGTGTCGCTGGACGACGACTTCCTGAACCCGGCCGCCCACAAGAACAGCGTGGAGAACAGCCAGCGCTTCGCCGATCGGCGCCGCGTGATGTCCACCGACGACGACATGTCGCGCCTCTACAGCGTGGAGAGCACCTTTACGCTCACCGGCTCCAACGCCGACAACCGCCTGCGGCTGAAAAGTTCTGAGATTCCCCTCTTTACCTGCGCCCTGGCCGCCCGCCTGTCGGAGTCGGTCAGCGGACTTTCATCCTTCAGCGGCCACAGCAGCAAATTTTCCGGCCACGAATGGATCGGGGCCCTGGCCGAAGACCTTCTCGCCAGCCGCGGGGCCTCCGTGGTGACCGCCGGCGGAGAACACAGCCCCGAGGTGCATGCTGCCGTGGCCGCCATCAACGCGGCCCTGGGCAACATAGGCAGCACCGTAGCCTACTACGAGGTGCCCCACATGGAACAGTCCGACAGCCGCGAGGCCCTTGCGGAGCTGGCCGGGCGCCTCCGCAACGGGGAGGTGGACACCGTCGTGATGACGGGCACCAACCCCGCCTTCGACGCCCCGGCCGACCTGGATTTCGGCGCGGCCCTCGAAGAGGCCGCCGAAGTGATCCACCTGGCCGACTACTACGACGAGACCTCGCAGCTGGCGAGCTGGCACGTCAACCGCACCCACTTCCTGGAGGCCTGGAGCGACGGCTACTCCTACGGGGGAGAGCGTTCGGTGGTCCAGCCCCAGATCGAACCCCTCTTTTCGGGCGTGAGCGACATCGAATTCCTGAATACCATCGTCACAGGACAGGCCTCTGACGGCTATGAGCTGGTGCGGCAGACCTGGCGCTCCTTCCTGGGCAGCGCGAACTTCCAGGACAACTGGGAGCGCGTACTGCACGACGGTGTGGAGAGCGAAGGCCATTTCGAGGAGGTCACCCCCGGCGTGAGCAGCTCCTTTGACGCCGCGGCGCAGGAGCTGATGTCCCGTGCCGCACCCTCCGAAGGCCTGGAGCTGGTCATCCGGCCCGATTCCAAGGTCTTTGACGGGCGCTACGCCAACAACGGCTGGCTGCAGGAGCTTCCCGAACCCATGACCAAGATCACCTGGGACAACGTGGCCCTGATGAGCAGGTCCACCGCCGAATCCCTCGGCATCGAGGCCGCGGGACTGGGCGAGACCGAAACCGAGGTAGTGTCTCTTACCGTGAACGGCACCACCGTGGAGATCCCCGCCTGGGTGCAGCCCGGCCACGCCGACGACAGCATCACCGTCACCGTGGGCTACGGGCGCGAAGGCATCGGCAAGGTGGCCAACGGCACCGGCATCGACACCTATCCCCTGCGCACCACCGATACCATGCACTTCGCCACCGGCGTCTCGGTGGAGCTGGCGGGACGGAGCTATCCCATCGCCTGCACGCAGGACCACTCCAGCATGGAGGGCCGCTCCCTGCTGCGCCACGCCACCCTGGAGGAATACCGCGAGGAACCCGATTTTTCGACCTACGACGCCGCCTACGACGCGGAACTTCCCGGACAGGCCTACGCCGAGGAGCACGGCGCCGACACCCCGCTGAGCATTTTCGACGCCATTGACGGGGCCGACTACCCCGACTACGAACCGCAGTGGGGCATGTCCATCGACCTCAACTCCTGCATAGGCTGCGGGGTGTGCACCATCGCCTGCCAGGCCGAAAACAACATTCCCGTGATCGGCAAGCGGGAGGTGAACAGGGGACGCGAGATGCACTGGATACGCAACGACCGCTACTTCGAGGGCGATGCGGACAACCCGCAGGCCCTCCACCAGCCGGTGCCCTGCATGCACTGCGAGCTGGCGCCCTGCGAGCAGGTCTGCCCGGTGGCCGCCACCACCCACAGCGAGGACGGCATGAACCAGATGGCCTACAATCGCTGCATCGGCACCCGCTACTGCGCCAACAACTGCCCCTACAAGGTGCGCCGCTTCAATTTCTTCAACTACACCAAAGAGTTTCTGACCAGCGGCGACGATCCCGAAGTGGTGCAGATGGCCATGAACCCCGAGGTAACCGTCCGGTTCCGCGGGGTGATGGAGAAATGCACCTACTGCGTGCAGCGTGTAAACCGTGCCAAAATCAATCGCGAAATCGAAACCGACGGGGCCACCATGAAACCGGAGGACGGCAGCGTGGTGACCGCCTGCCAGCAGGCCTGTCCCACCGACGCCATCTACTTCGGCGACCTCACCGACTCCGAGAGCAACGTGGTGCAGTCCAAGCTCAACGAGCGCAACTACCTGCTCCTTGAAGAGCTCAGCACGCGTCCCCGCACCTCCTACCTCGCCAAGCTGCGCAATCCCAACCCGAACCTGGCCTAA